In Juglans microcarpa x Juglans regia isolate MS1-56 chromosome 4S, Jm3101_v1.0, whole genome shotgun sequence, a single window of DNA contains:
- the LOC121262665 gene encoding photosynthetic NDH subunit of subcomplex B 3, chloroplastic isoform X1 — MSVRYLYLRLGSCSLKREDNSEKANANIYYIMASLSFTSSSFRPPELSFGNGNYGNTVKVHRRKKSISVPLAANSPEESLSVPPGKPEIELDFIGPKSGNDGSYPVEKAKAISGEKLLRNIMLDNKIELYATYGKVMNCGGGGSCGTCIVEIIDGKDLLNERTNTELRYLKKKPESWRLACQTIVGNKENSGKVVVQRIPQWKK, encoded by the exons ATGTCAGTTAGATACCTCTATCTTCGACTAGGCAGCTGCTCCTTGAAACGAGAAGACAACAGCGAGAAAGCGAatgctaatatatattatataatggcTTCCCTGAGTTTCACTTCCTCGTCTTTCCGGCCACCGGAGTTATCATTTGGCAACGGAAATTACGGGAACACCGTCAAGGTCCACCGCCGAAAGAAATCCATCTCAGTCCCGTTAGCTGCAAATTCGCCAGAAGAATCATTGTCGGTTCCACCCGGAAAGCCTGAAATCGAGCTCGATTTCATAGGG CCGAAGTCTGGGAACGACGGGTCGTATCCGGTGGAGAAAGCCAAAGCTATCAGTGGAGAGAAGCTGCTGAGGAACATCATGTTGGATAACAAAATCGAACTTTACGCCACGTAT GGAAAAGTGATGaattgtggtggtggtggaagcTGTGGAACTTGCATTGTGGAG ATTATTGATGGAAAGGATCTTTTAAATGAAAGAACAAATACAGAGCTCCGGTATCTGAAGAAG AAACCTGAATCTTGGAGGCTTGCTTGTCAAACTATTGTGGGAAATAAGGAAAATTCTGGCAAG GTAGTGGTTCAGAGGATACCCCAGTGGAAGAAGTAA
- the LOC121262665 gene encoding photosynthetic NDH subunit of subcomplex B 3, chloroplastic isoform X2: MSVRYLYLRLGSCSLKREDNSEKANANIYYIMASLSFTSSSFRPPELSFGNGNYGNTVKVHRRKKSISVPLAANSPEESLSVPPGKPEIELDFIGPKSGNDGSYPVEKAKAISGEKLLRNIMLDNKIELYATYIIDGKDLLNERTNTELRYLKKKPESWRLACQTIVGNKENSGKVVVQRIPQWKK, translated from the exons ATGTCAGTTAGATACCTCTATCTTCGACTAGGCAGCTGCTCCTTGAAACGAGAAGACAACAGCGAGAAAGCGAatgctaatatatattatataatggcTTCCCTGAGTTTCACTTCCTCGTCTTTCCGGCCACCGGAGTTATCATTTGGCAACGGAAATTACGGGAACACCGTCAAGGTCCACCGCCGAAAGAAATCCATCTCAGTCCCGTTAGCTGCAAATTCGCCAGAAGAATCATTGTCGGTTCCACCCGGAAAGCCTGAAATCGAGCTCGATTTCATAGGG CCGAAGTCTGGGAACGACGGGTCGTATCCGGTGGAGAAAGCCAAAGCTATCAGTGGAGAGAAGCTGCTGAGGAACATCATGTTGGATAACAAAATCGAACTTTACGCCACGTAT ATTATTGATGGAAAGGATCTTTTAAATGAAAGAACAAATACAGAGCTCCGGTATCTGAAGAAG AAACCTGAATCTTGGAGGCTTGCTTGTCAAACTATTGTGGGAAATAAGGAAAATTCTGGCAAG GTAGTGGTTCAGAGGATACCCCAGTGGAAGAAGTAA